A section of the Scleropages formosus chromosome 12, fSclFor1.1, whole genome shotgun sequence genome encodes:
- the pnpla4 gene encoding patatin-like phospholipase domain-containing protein 4 isoform X4, with protein MAVLNLSFSACGFLGIYQLGVAEALLRHGAKLLGSVKTFAGASAGSLVATVLVTAPEKLEHVKDFAYRFASDVRKQKFGAMTPGYDFMLKLREGLEDILPPNAHEIAGDRLHVSITHARTRKNCMVSHFASREDLIKVLLASSFVPVYAGIKGVEYKGQTWVDGGLTNWLPVLPVGRTITVSPFCGSHDICPKHEDLISIKLTLADMPIMEGNQGVAKSVTTGGDR; from the exons ATGGCAGTGCTGAACCTGTCATTTTCAGCCTGTGGATTCCTTGGGATTTATCAGCTTGGAGTGGCAGAGGCTCTGCTGCGTCACGGGGCCAAACTACTGGGCTCAGTGAAGACCTTCGCTGGGGCTTCTGCTGGTTCTCTGGTGGCCACAGTGTTGGTCACTGCCCCCGAAAAACTGGAG CATGTGAAAGACTTTGCTTACAGATTTGCCAGTGATGTCAGGAAGCAGAAGTTTGGAGCGATGACACCAGGATATGATTTTATGCTTAAACTAAG GGAAGGACTAGAAGACATACTTCCTCCGAATGCCCACGAGATTGCTGGGGATCGCCTGCACGTTTCAATAACACATGCCAGAACAAGAAAGAATTGCATGGTGTCTCACTTTGCCTCGAGGGAGGACCTCATCAAG gTCCTTCTTGCCAGCAGTTTTGTGCCAGTGTATGCTGGAATCAAGGGAGTAGAGTACAAAGGACAG ACCTGGGTAGATGGTGGACTCACCAACTGGCTTCCTGTTCTACCAGTAGGCCGTACAATCACCGTTTCCCCTTTCTGTGGCTCACATGACATCTGTCCCAAACATGAAGACCTCATCAGCATCAAACTTACACTGGCCGACATGCCCATCATG
- the pnpla4 gene encoding patatin-like phospholipase domain-containing protein 4 isoform X3, whose product MAVLNLSFSACGFLGIYQLGVAEALLRHGAKLLGSVKTFAGASAGSLVATVLVTAPEKLEHVKDFAYRFASDVRKQKFGAMTPGYDFMLKLREGLEDILPPNAHEIAGDRLHVSITHARTRKNCMVSHFASREDLIKVLLASSFVPVYAGIKGVEYKGQTWVDGGLTNWLPVLPVGRTITVSPFCGSHDICPKHEDLISIKLTLADMPIMDIGGGHMEVGWQCRVQFHLVLALAGRVGARERAAAEGVR is encoded by the exons ATGGCAGTGCTGAACCTGTCATTTTCAGCCTGTGGATTCCTTGGGATTTATCAGCTTGGAGTGGCAGAGGCTCTGCTGCGTCACGGGGCCAAACTACTGGGCTCAGTGAAGACCTTCGCTGGGGCTTCTGCTGGTTCTCTGGTGGCCACAGTGTTGGTCACTGCCCCCGAAAAACTGGAG CATGTGAAAGACTTTGCTTACAGATTTGCCAGTGATGTCAGGAAGCAGAAGTTTGGAGCGATGACACCAGGATATGATTTTATGCTTAAACTAAG GGAAGGACTAGAAGACATACTTCCTCCGAATGCCCACGAGATTGCTGGGGATCGCCTGCACGTTTCAATAACACATGCCAGAACAAGAAAGAATTGCATGGTGTCTCACTTTGCCTCGAGGGAGGACCTCATCAAG gTCCTTCTTGCCAGCAGTTTTGTGCCAGTGTATGCTGGAATCAAGGGAGTAGAGTACAAAGGACAG ACCTGGGTAGATGGTGGACTCACCAACTGGCTTCCTGTTCTACCAGTAGGCCGTACAATCACCGTTTCCCCTTTCTGTGGCTCACATGACATCTGTCCCAAACATGAAGACCTCATCAGCATCAAACTTACACTGGCCGACATGCCCATCATG GATATCGGTGGTGGACACATGGAGGTCGGTTGGCAGTGCCGGGTGCAATTCCATCTCGTCCTGGCGCTTGCAGGCCGGGTAGGGGCAAGGGAGCGAGCAGCAGCCGAGGGGGTTCGTTGA
- the pnpla4 gene encoding patatin-like phospholipase domain-containing protein 4 isoform X2, which yields MAVLNLSFSACGFLGIYQLGVAEALLRHGAKLLGSVKTFAGASAGSLVATVLVTAPEKLEHVKDFAYRFASDVRKQKFGAMTPGYDFMLKLREGLEDILPPNAHEIAGDRLHVSITHARTRKNCMVSHFASREDLIKVLLASSFVPVYAGIKGVEYKGQTWVDGGLTNWLPVLPVGRTITVSPFCGSHDICPKHEDLISIKLTLADMPIMISTANIIRVKQALYPPVHNKMKSMNQGGYEDALRFLKKENWFE from the exons ATGGCAGTGCTGAACCTGTCATTTTCAGCCTGTGGATTCCTTGGGATTTATCAGCTTGGAGTGGCAGAGGCTCTGCTGCGTCACGGGGCCAAACTACTGGGCTCAGTGAAGACCTTCGCTGGGGCTTCTGCTGGTTCTCTGGTGGCCACAGTGTTGGTCACTGCCCCCGAAAAACTGGAG CATGTGAAAGACTTTGCTTACAGATTTGCCAGTGATGTCAGGAAGCAGAAGTTTGGAGCGATGACACCAGGATATGATTTTATGCTTAAACTAAG GGAAGGACTAGAAGACATACTTCCTCCGAATGCCCACGAGATTGCTGGGGATCGCCTGCACGTTTCAATAACACATGCCAGAACAAGAAAGAATTGCATGGTGTCTCACTTTGCCTCGAGGGAGGACCTCATCAAG gTCCTTCTTGCCAGCAGTTTTGTGCCAGTGTATGCTGGAATCAAGGGAGTAGAGTACAAAGGACAG ACCTGGGTAGATGGTGGACTCACCAACTGGCTTCCTGTTCTACCAGTAGGCCGTACAATCACCGTTTCCCCTTTCTGTGGCTCACATGACATCTGTCCCAAACATGAAGACCTCATCAGCATCAAACTTACACTGGCCGACATGCCCATCATG ATTTCTACTGCTAACATCATAAGGGTCAAACAAGCTTTATATCCACCAGTGCATAACAAAATGAAATCAATGAATCAAGGTGGTTATGAAGACGCACTGcgatttttgaaaaaagaaaattggttTGAATAG